Proteins encoded in a region of the Vitis riparia cultivar Riparia Gloire de Montpellier isolate 1030 chromosome 7, EGFV_Vit.rip_1.0, whole genome shotgun sequence genome:
- the LOC117919231 gene encoding bidirectional sugar transporter SWEET14-like: MAMLTVPHMAFAFGILGNIVSFLVYLAPLPTFYRIYKRKSTEGFQSIPYSVALFSAMLLLYYAFLKTDNQIMLITINSVGTCIEATYLLVYMIYAPRPAKIYTAKLLLLFNTGVYGAIVLSTFFLSKGHRRAKIVGWVCAACSLCVFAAPLSIMRLVIRTKSVEYMPFPLSFFLTICAVMWFFYGLLIRDFYIAFPNILGFSFGIAQMILYTIYKNAKKGVLAEFKLQELPNDLVFPTLEKAENTDTNPNDQPEDTAMTEGGARDKAVEPSGELKV, translated from the exons ATGGCAATGTTAACTGTTCCTCACATGGCCTTTGCCTTTGGCATTCTAG GCAACATCGTCTCCTTCTTGGTGTATCTGGCCCCACT GCCAACTTTTTACAGGATCTACAAGCGGAAATCTACTGAAGGGTTTCAGTCCATACCTTACTCAGTTGCACTATTTAGTGCTATGCTGTTGCTGTACTATGCTTTCCTTAAGACTGACAATCAAATAATGCTCATCACCATCAACTCTGTGGGGACGTGCATAGAAGCTACATACCTCCTTGTGTATATGATATACGCACCAAGGCCAGCCAAG ATCTATACAGCAAAACTGCTTCTCCTGTTCAACACCGGGGTCTATGGGGCGATCGTACTTTCCACCTTCTTCTTGTCAAAGGGGCACCGGAGAGCTAAGATAGTCGGTTGGGTCTGCGCCGCCTGCTCTCTCTGCGTTTTTGCAGCTCCTCTTAGTATCATG AGGCTGGTCATAAGAACCAAGAGCGTGGAGTACATGCCTTTCCCACTTTCATTTTTCCTCACAATTTGTGCTGTTATGTGGTTCTTCTATGGCCTTCTGATAAGAGATTTCTACATAGCA TTTCCAAACATCTTAGGGTTTTCCTTCGGAATCGCCCAGATGATACTGTATACCATCTACAAGAATGCCAAGAAAGGCGTGCTCGCAGAATTTAAGCTGCAAGAACTACCAAACGACCTCGTTTTTCCCACACTGGAGAAAGCGGAGAATACTGATACAAACCCAAATGATCAGCCAGAAGACACTGCTATGACCGAAGGTGGCGCTAGGGACAAGGCGGTTGAGCCAAGTGGTGAACTGAAGGTGTGA
- the LOC117918453 gene encoding zinc finger protein CONSTANS-LIKE 13, producing MSDSPGDNSHHRREEEGQKMTIQNRLCDFCGDSMALLYCRADSAKLCLSCDREVHSTNQLFTKHTRSRLCDVCDASPASILCSTDNLVLCQNCDWAKHGRSLSSAHDRRPLEGFSGQPSVTELLAFVGFEDLGKKSLFCGDENEVNEFLGCGVYESVGVDEEFSDFLVWDTPAVVNLDDLIVSTACDHNFQAMGVPPLPKNRGAPCGQHKAEIIHQLRQLAKTELSFDFDHGDAKPPIGFQSHIPKQLTQKENECNSCDHEVEFVFPTYEASAFQWCSDGSEAANQVLPSVLLGSCADEKCLVPRKHSDIGGSVSHTNGSDEGKSECPVVTKTLPALPKVSVHELNSQERDSAISRYKEKKKTRRYEKHIRYESRKARAESRIRIKGRFAKMDH from the exons ATGAGTGATTCTCCGGGAGACAATTCGCATCATCGACGCGAAGAAGAAGGCCAGAAGATGACGATCCAGAATCGGCTCTGCGACTTCTGTGGAGATTCCATGGCTCTATTGTACTGCAGAGCCGACTCTGCAAAGCTCTGTCTCTCCTGCGACCGGGAGGTCCACTCCACCAACCAGCTGTTCACCAAGCACACACGCTCACGCCTCTGTGACGTCTGTGATGCCTCGCCTGCCTCGATTCTCTGCTCCACCGACAACCTCGTTCTCTGCCAGAACTGTGATTGGGCAAAGCACGGCCGTTCTTTGTCGTCGGCGCATGATCGAAGGCCTCTGGAGGGGTTCTCTGGGCAACCTTCGGTGACGGAGTTGTTGGCGTTTGTTGGGTTTGAAGATTTGGGGAAGAAATCTTTGTTTTGTGGAGATGAGAATGAGGTTAATGAGTTTTTGGGGTGTGGGGTTTATGAATCGGTGGGTGTGGATGAAGAGTTTTCAGATTTCCTGGTTTGGGACACTCCTGCTGTTGTTAATCTTGATGATTTGATTGTTTCAACTGCTTGTGATCACAACTTTCAGGCTATGGGGGTTCCACCTCTGCCCAAG AACCGTGGCGCTCCTTGCGGGCAACACAAAGCAGAAATAATTCATCAGCTTCGCCAATTGGCAAAGACCGAActgagttttgattttgatcatgGAGATGCTAAACCGCCTATTGGCTTCCAGTCCCATATACCCAAACAGCTCActcagaaagaaaatgaatgtaaCAGTTGTGACCATGAGGTGGAGTTTGTTTTTCCTACCTATGAG GCAAGTGCATTTCAGTGGTGCAGTGATGGCAGTGAGGCTGCAAATCAAGTTCTCCCATCTGTACTATTAGGAAGTTGTGCTGACGAAAAGTGTTTGGTTCCCAGGAAACATTCAGATATCGGTGGTAGTGTAAGCCATACCAATGGTAGTGATGAAGGGAAATCAGAGTGTCCTGTTGTTACAAAAACATTACCAGCCCTTCCTAAAGTTTCTGTGCATGAGCTAAACAGCCAGGAAAGAGACTCTGCAATTTCACGGtacaaggagaagaagaaaactaGAAG ATATGAGAAGCACATCAGGTACGAGTCGCGGAAGGCTCGAGCAGAGAGCAGGATACGAATCAAGGGGCGTTTTGCTAAGATGGATCACTGA
- the LOC117918454 gene encoding CASP-like protein 1E1, producing the protein MESQCRPNVDGVHNGVESHVKVVEKPRSVGSSSEFVLRILGLLLTLIAAVVAGVDKQTKIIPLTLIKTLPSLHVPVTAKWSDMSAFVYLVVSNAIACSYAAISLVLVKMLGRRGKGGRVLAVIVLDLHMVGLLFSANGAATAVGVLGQYGNSHVQWKKVCNVFDSFCHHLVASLVLSFLGSLSFLGLVLLAILNLHKKSSTK; encoded by the exons ATGGAGTCCCAATGCAGGCCAAATGTGGATGGGGTGCATAACGGAGTGGAGAGCCATGTGAAGGTGGTGGAGAAGCCAAGGAGCGTGGGGTCGTCTTCCGAGTTCGTCCTCCGCATTCTTGGGCTGCTTCTCACATTGATTGCTGCAGTGGTGGCCGGTGTTGATAAGCAGACCAAGATCATTCCTCTTACTCTCATAAAAACCCTGCCTTCCCTACATGTTCCTGTCACTGCTAAATGGAGTGATATGTCCGCTTTTGT GTACTTGGTGGTGTCGAACGCAATAGCATGCTCATATGCTGCAATATCTCTAGTACTAGTGAAAATGCTGGGCCGGAGGGGGAAAGGTGGCAGGGTGTTGGCAGTGATAGTCCTAGACTTACACATGGTAGGGCTTCTCTTCTCGGCCAACGGAGCTGCAACCGCAGTTGGAGTCCTGGGCCAATATGGGAACTCACATGTTCAATGGAAGAAAGTCTGCAATGTGTTTGATTCCTTCTGCCACCACTTGGTCGCTTCTCTAGTGCTGTCTTTTCTCGGGTCACTCTCCTTTCTCGGGTTGGTGTTGCTTGCCATTTTGAACCTGCACAAGAAATCTAGCACCAAGTAA